A single genomic interval of Sinorhizobium meliloti harbors:
- a CDS encoding ArsR/SmtB family transcription factor: MDRSTQIKAMASEQRLTVLRLLAEPQNHFGHQWSADPVEFGVCMTLIAEALAVAQPTASRHLEILKQAGFITVRKHLKWSYCRRDEAAIRGYLDWLASELSST, translated from the coding sequence ATGGACAGATCAACCCAAATCAAAGCCATGGCGAGCGAGCAGCGCCTAACGGTCCTGCGACTGTTGGCGGAACCGCAAAACCATTTCGGCCACCAATGGTCCGCCGATCCGGTCGAGTTCGGCGTCTGCATGACATTGATTGCCGAGGCCCTAGCCGTTGCGCAGCCTACGGCAAGTCGGCATCTGGAAATTCTCAAGCAAGCGGGATTTATCACGGTGCGGAAGCACCTGAAATGGTCGTATTGCAGGCGGGATGAGGCTGCGATCAGAGGCTATCTGGACTGGTTGGCCAGCGAGCTTTCCTCAACGTGA
- a CDS encoding alpha/beta hydrolase, translating into MLDLPHTTIIEGNAVHWGKIGNGPPLVALHGTPFSSQVWRRIVPQLADRRTIYYFDLVGYGLSEMCEGQDVSLAVQNKTLAALFAEWNLDRPDVLAHDFGGATALRAYYLNGLRYRSLTIFDAVALAPWGSALVQHVRKHEAAFSGMPDYMHRAILRAYLQTAAYNPLSEQALEIYSAPWLGAVGQPAFYRQIAQMDQKYTDEVEGRYGRMECPVTVLWGQNDEWIPFEKGVALATAISDAECIAIPDSGHLVQEDRPEVIVAAVLKRLAQG; encoded by the coding sequence GTGCTGGACCTGCCCCATACCACGATCATTGAAGGAAACGCCGTTCATTGGGGTAAGATCGGGAACGGGCCGCCGCTGGTGGCGCTTCATGGGACACCCTTTTCCTCGCAGGTCTGGCGTAGAATCGTGCCGCAGCTCGCCGACCGCAGGACCATCTACTATTTCGATCTGGTCGGCTACGGGCTATCGGAGATGTGCGAGGGGCAAGACGTGTCTCTGGCTGTCCAGAACAAGACCCTCGCCGCTCTGTTCGCAGAATGGAACCTCGACCGTCCCGATGTGCTGGCTCATGACTTTGGTGGGGCAACGGCGCTGCGCGCCTATTACCTGAACGGTTTGCGTTATCGTTCCCTGACGATCTTCGACGCCGTTGCCCTTGCTCCTTGGGGGTCCGCTTTGGTCCAGCATGTGCGCAAGCATGAAGCTGCCTTCTCGGGGATGCCGGACTATATGCACCGGGCGATTCTACGAGCCTACTTGCAGACCGCCGCCTATAATCCGCTGTCAGAACAGGCATTGGAAATCTACAGCGCACCGTGGCTCGGGGCAGTAGGCCAGCCCGCGTTCTATCGCCAAATCGCGCAGATGGATCAGAAATACACCGACGAGGTCGAAGGACGTTACGGGCGGATGGAATGCCCGGTGACAGTCCTTTGGGGCCAAAATGACGAATGGATACCCTTCGAGAAAGGCGTGGCCCTGGCGACGGCGATCTCCGATGCCGAGTGCATCGCCATACCGGATTCCGGGCATCTTGTTCAGGAAGATCGGCCCGAGGTTATCGTAGCGGCTGTCCTGAAACGGCTCGCCCAAGGGTAG